GCCCGGCCTGCGCGAGGGCCGGCGTGCCGATCCGCTGGGGACGCCGCCATGAACCTCGCCCTGCGCGATGTCCGCCACAACCTCGGCCGCTTTCTGCTGACCTGTCTGGGGCTGAGCCTGTTGCTGGGCGTCGTGCTGTCGATGATCGGCATCTACCGTGGGCTGGTGGACGAGGCGCTGACCCTGGTGCGCGCGCCCGGCGCCGACATGTGGATCGTCGAATCCGGCACCCGCGGCCCGTTTGCCGAGGCCTCGCGCATTCCAGGCGACACGCGCAACGCGGTGGCGCGGTTGGCCGGGGTGGCGGCGGCGGGATCGCTCACCTTCCAGTCGGTGGAAACCGCACACCGGGGGCGGACGTTGCGCCTGTACGTGGTCGGCTACGAGCCGGGCCGGCCGGGCGAACCGAATCGCCTCGCCGCCGGGCGGCCGATCACCCGCAGCCACTATGAAATGCTCGCCGACCGCCGCGCCGGGCTGGAGATCGGCGAGCGGGTGCGGCTGGGGCGGAACTCCTACGAGGTGGTGGGACTGACCGAGGGCATCGTCGCGTCGGGCGGCGATCCGGTGGTCCATCTGACGCTGAAGGACAGCCAGCGCCTGCAGTTCGAACTGGACCCGCCCGCCGCCCGGCGCGAATTGGCGCGCGGCGCCCGCCCGGCCGGTCTCGACACCGTGAACGCGGTGGTGGCGCGGCTGCTGCCCGGCGTGCCGGCGGCCGGCGTCGCGGCCGAGGCGGCACGCTGGAAACATCTCGGGGCGCTGACGCAGGAGGACCAGGAAGGGCTGCTGCTGAGATCGGTGGTCGAAAAGGCGCGGCGGCAGATCGGTCTGTTCACGGCAATCCTGCTGGCGGTTTCGGCCGTGGTGATCGCGCTGATCCTCTACACGCTGACCATGGACAAGGTGAAGGCCATCGCCACGCTCAAGCTCATCGGCGCGCCCGACCGCACCATCGTCGCCCTGATCGTGCAGCAGGCGCTCGCCATGGGGCTCATCGGCTGGGGCGCCGGCACGCTGCTCATTCTGCTCGCCAAGGATCACTTTCCGCGCCGCCTGCTGCTGCTGCCGGAGGATGCGCTGATGCTGGGCGCGGCGGTGCTGGTCCTGTGCGTGGCGGCGAGCGGGCTTGGGGTGCGCCTGGCGCTCAAGGTCGATCCGGCCACGGCGCTGGGAGGGTAGGGCGATGGCCGCGCCGCTCGTCGAGCTTCGGGGAATCGCCAAGACCTATGGCCGCGGCGAGACCGCCGTGCATGCGCTGAAGGACACCGACCTGCGGGTCTATCCGGGGCAGGTGGTCGGGCTGCTCGGCCCCAGCGGATCGGGCAAGACGACGCTGCTGAACCTGATCGGTTGCATCGTGGAGCCGACGCGGGGCCGCCTGGACCTCGACGGCGAGACGGTCTACGACGGCCGCTGGCTGCGATCCGACCTGCGCCGGCTGCGGCTGGAGAAGATCGGCTTCATCTTCCAGTTCCACAACCTGCTGCCGTTCCTCACCGCCGAGGAGAACGTCGCGGTCGCGCTCGACCTTGCCGGCGTTCCCGGCGCCGAGGCGCGGCGCCGTGCGCGGGCCTTGCTGGACTATCTGGAGGTGGGACACCGCAGCGCGACGCTGCCGTCGCGGCTGTCGGGCGGCGAGGCGCAGCGCGTCGCCATCGCCCGCGCGCTCGCCAATCGTCCGCGCATCATCCTGGCCGACGAGCCGACGGCGGCCCTGGACTCCGGGCGCGCCGCCATGGTGATGGACCTGCTGCGCCGGCTCGCCATCGAGCAGCAGGCGGCGATCCTGGTCGTCACGCACGACGAGACGATCTTCGGCCGTTTCGACGTCACGGTGACCTTGCGCGACGGACAGGTCGTCTCCAAAGGGTGAAAGATGCGGCGGGGGGCCACATCCGCATGATCGCCGCCATAGCCGAATGCCGGGGGCTCTCCGCTTTTCCAGGGCAACTCCGGGGTGGGCATATCCCATCCGATCATCGACGCGGCCGGCCCTGAAGCCTTTTCGGCACAAGCGTGGCCGTACCGCATAAATTTTGCTGCAAGCCCGACAAAGTCTGGAATAAAGGATGCGCGGCGCGCGTTCGCACCCATATGCATCGGGTCCCCATTTCGGCCGCAGGGTCGAGTGAGCCGGCCCGGCCCTGGAGTTGCGGCGCCCTCGTCGTCCCGTCCGGTCTCTCGCTGGAAGGGGGAGTCCATGGCGTGAGCCTTGGCGTTACCGGTAAGGAACGGGTGCGCGGTTGAGCAAATTCGGGGTCGATCTGGAAGTCCACATCGCGTCCTTGCGGCGCTACGCGCGTGCGTTGCTGCGCAACGGTGCGGATGCGGAGGATCTGGTGCAGGAGGCGCTGACGCGCGCGGTGGCGCGCGCCGACAGCTTCCAGGCGGGGACGAACCTGCGGGCATGGCTTTTCACCATCCTGCACAACGTCCACGTCAATCAGGTCCGTTCCAAGGCCGCCCGGCCGCAGGAGGTCGACGTCGCCGACGTCGAATCGAAGCTGGTCAGCCCGGCCCGGCAGGAAGAGCGTGTCGAACTGCGCGAAATGATGCGCGCGGTCGACGAGTTGCCGGAGGAACAGCGCAAGGTGCTGCTTCTGGTGGCGCTGGAGGGCCTGAAATATGACGAGGTCGCCGACATGCTCGGCGTACCGATCGGGACCGTCATGTCGCGCCTGTCGAGGGCGCGCGAGGCGGTGCGGGCGAAACTGGCGAACGAGGGTGGCGTCACCCTCCGGCGGGTGAAGTGATGAACGCGCATCAAGCGACTGGACGGATCACGGAGGACGAACTCCACGCCTATGTGGATGGCCAGCTGGACGGCAACCGCCGTCTGGCGGTGGAGCGATGGCTTGCCGAGGATCCG
The Azospirillum sp. TSA2s DNA segment above includes these coding regions:
- a CDS encoding ABC transporter ATP-binding protein, with the translated sequence MAAPLVELRGIAKTYGRGETAVHALKDTDLRVYPGQVVGLLGPSGSGKTTLLNLIGCIVEPTRGRLDLDGETVYDGRWLRSDLRRLRLEKIGFIFQFHNLLPFLTAEENVAVALDLAGVPGAEARRRARALLDYLEVGHRSATLPSRLSGGEAQRVAIARALANRPRIILADEPTAALDSGRAAMVMDLLRRLAIEQQAAILVVTHDETIFGRFDVTVTLRDGQVVSKG
- a CDS encoding sigma-70 family RNA polymerase sigma factor gives rise to the protein MSKFGVDLEVHIASLRRYARALLRNGADAEDLVQEALTRAVARADSFQAGTNLRAWLFTILHNVHVNQVRSKAARPQEVDVADVESKLVSPARQEERVELREMMRAVDELPEEQRKVLLLVALEGLKYDEVADMLGVPIGTVMSRLSRAREAVRAKLANEGGVTLRRVK
- a CDS encoding ABC transporter permease, with product MNLALRDVRHNLGRFLLTCLGLSLLLGVVLSMIGIYRGLVDEALTLVRAPGADMWIVESGTRGPFAEASRIPGDTRNAVARLAGVAAAGSLTFQSVETAHRGRTLRLYVVGYEPGRPGEPNRLAAGRPITRSHYEMLADRRAGLEIGERVRLGRNSYEVVGLTEGIVASGGDPVVHLTLKDSQRLQFELDPPAARRELARGARPAGLDTVNAVVARLLPGVPAAGVAAEAARWKHLGALTQEDQEGLLLRSVVEKARRQIGLFTAILLAVSAVVIALILYTLTMDKVKAIATLKLIGAPDRTIVALIVQQALAMGLIGWGAGTLLILLAKDHFPRRLLLLPEDALMLGAAVLVLCVAASGLGVRLALKVDPATALGG